From a single Drosophila sulfurigaster albostrigata strain 15112-1811.04 chromosome 3, ASM2355843v2, whole genome shotgun sequence genomic region:
- the LOC133844851 gene encoding uncharacterized protein LOC133844851, which yields MRPYQVACIVVASLLLLQPASIEAKRRKHKGNDHHDSHRSKTKTKWSTSSDLSGPNSQVSTEEHGYYVKRTFSPLAAKEGKTRQSPPYLAIPIAWFSCEAGKAGCQQLSNSGSINSPAHALSEGYLCDDDCAEELYEPICGKTPNEIAVFYNKCKLNVAKCRTHGLWTELPYEECQKSYPKETAYTEKKFRCSPYFRDAATVAAEAEKEKEKEKEKDKESNESSEEQKEDKKKHKQKVEKIEPIALPLEVKPVTIPVPSPVAVPVPNPVAVPVPVPVEAVALPPIPVKKTAETLAQIVAKPLVIQNQAIKAPVAAVAKPLESEKDKLKYVVS from the exons ATGAGACCATATCAGGTTGCCTGCATCGTAG TGGCAAGTTTGCTGCTTCTGCAACCAGCCTCCATTGAGGCAAAGCGTCGCAAGCACAAGGGCAACGATCATCACGACTCGCATAGATCGAAGACAAAGACTAAATGGTCCACCTCATCGGATCTGAGTGGTCCCAACTCTCAGGTGTCCACCGAGGAGCATGGCTACTACGTGAAGCGCACCTTCTCCCCACTCGCCGCCAAGGAAGGTAAGACTCGCCAGAGTCCTCCATACTTGGCCATTCCCATTGCCTGGTTCAGCTGTGAAGCCGGCAAAGCCGGTTGCCAACAGCTCAGCAACTCGGGCAGCATCAATAGTCCAGCTCATGCCTTGAGCGAGGGTTATTTGTGCGACGATGATTGTGCGGAAGAGCTCTATGAACCCATCTGTGGCAAGACACCCAACGAAATTGCTGTGTTCTACAACAAATGCAAGCTGAATGTGGCCAAGTGTCGCACTCATGGCTTGTGGACAGAACTTCCCTACGAGGAGTGCCAGAAATCTTATCCCAAGGAAACTGCATATACCGAGAAGAAGTTTAGATGTTCCCCTTACTTCCGTGATGCTGCCACAGTTGCTGCCGAGGCTGAGAAGGAGAAAgaaaaggagaaggagaaggacaAGGAGAGCAATGAGAGCAGCGAAGAGCAAAAGGAAGACAAGAAGAAGCACAAGCAGAAAGTAGAGAAAATTGAACCAATTGCCTTGCCTCTAGAAGTTAAGCCCGTCACTATCCCAGTGCCCAGCCCCGTAGCTGTGCCTGTTCCCAACCCCGTAGCTGTTCCTGTTCCTGTGCCTGTTGAGGCTGTTGCCCTGCCCCCGATCCCAGTGAAGAAGACAGCTGAAACTCTGGCACAGATCGTTGCAAAGCCCTTAGTTATCCAAAATCAGGCAATCAAGGCTCCAGTTGCAGCGGTTGCAAAGCCCTTGGAGTCCGAAAAGGATAAACTCAAATATGTGGTATCTTAA